A single window of Modestobacter italicus DNA harbors:
- a CDS encoding DNA-binding protein — protein MTSDDLPALGAPATRALAAAGITRLPQVAERSEAELAALHGVGPRAIGLLRRALAEQGLSFRR, from the coding sequence ATGACCTCCGACGACCTGCCCGCCCTCGGCGCCCCGGCCACCCGCGCGCTCGCCGCTGCCGGCATCACCCGCCTGCCCCAGGTGGCCGAGCGCTCCGAGGCGGAGCTGGCCGCGTTGCACGGTGTCGGCCCGCGGGCGATCGGGCTGTTGCGGCGCGCGCTGGCCGAGCAGGGGCTGTCCTTCCGTCGGTAG
- a CDS encoding DUF1992 domain-containing protein produces the protein MTERKPQGMTFETWVEQQIRRAADEGAFEGLSLAGKPLPRRDREKSSYEWALEWARREEGEVGAMLPTGLALRKEREELPALIARQTSEDAVRALVVAHVERVDRYYRQPVDGVWIPVGMPDVEEVVAEWRRTRPAVTAQPDPEPAAPPSRRRGWWRRRAG, from the coding sequence ATGACGGAGCGCAAGCCGCAGGGCATGACGTTCGAGACGTGGGTCGAGCAGCAGATCCGGCGCGCCGCCGACGAGGGCGCCTTCGAGGGGTTGTCCCTGGCCGGCAAGCCGCTGCCCCGCCGCGACCGGGAGAAGTCCAGCTACGAGTGGGCGCTGGAGTGGGCCCGGCGCGAGGAGGGCGAGGTCGGCGCGATGCTGCCGACCGGGCTGGCCCTGCGCAAGGAGCGGGAGGAGCTGCCCGCGCTCATCGCCCGGCAGACCTCCGAGGACGCCGTCCGGGCGCTGGTCGTGGCGCACGTCGAGCGGGTCGACCGGTACTACCGGCAGCCGGTGGACGGCGTGTGGATCCCGGTCGGGATGCCCGACGTCGAGGAGGTCGTCGCGGAGTGGCGGCGCACCAGGCCGGCCGTGACCGCCCAGCCCGACCCGGAACCGGCGGCTCCGCCGTCCCGGCGTCGGGGCTGGTGGCGCCGCCGCGCGGGCTGA
- a CDS encoding NADPH-dependent FMN reductase, with product MSQPVLQVVVGSTRPGRKGLAVACWVQQLAEAHGGFDVELVDLAEVGLPVFDEPDHPRLQRYTHQHTRDWSAVVSRADAFVFVTPEYNHSFPAALKNALDYLHVEWADKAAALVSYGGVSAGLRAATALKPVLTSLRMVPVVEAATIPFFQQFLTEDGEFVPNDQLAAGGKAMLDELLRLTTALRTLRAAA from the coding sequence GTGTCCCAGCCCGTCCTGCAGGTCGTCGTCGGCAGCACCCGCCCCGGCCGCAAGGGCCTCGCGGTGGCATGCTGGGTGCAGCAGCTCGCCGAGGCGCACGGCGGCTTCGACGTCGAGCTGGTCGACCTGGCCGAGGTTGGGCTGCCGGTCTTCGACGAGCCGGACCACCCGCGGCTGCAGCGCTACACCCACCAGCACACGAGGGACTGGAGCGCGGTCGTCAGCCGCGCGGACGCCTTCGTCTTCGTGACCCCGGAGTACAACCACTCGTTCCCGGCGGCGCTGAAGAACGCGCTGGACTACCTGCACGTCGAGTGGGCCGACAAGGCGGCGGCGCTGGTCTCCTACGGCGGCGTCTCGGCCGGCCTGCGGGCCGCCACCGCGCTGAAGCCGGTGCTCACCTCGCTGCGGATGGTGCCGGTGGTCGAGGCGGCGACGATCCCGTTCTTCCAGCAGTTCCTCACCGAGGACGGCGAGTTCGTGCCCAACGACCAGCTGGCCGCCGGCGGCAAGGCGATGCTCGACGAGCTGCTGCGGCTCACCACCGCCCTGCGCACCCTCCGCGCCGCCGCCTAG
- a CDS encoding hydantoinase/oxoprolinase family protein — MSARRVRIGIDTGGTFTDVVAVDEDTGEVATTKTPSTPADPADGFLTGVRKVLDQLGLDGSAVTAVSHGTTVATNQLLEGKLDRIGFITTEGYESVLEIARQSVPDGYGNSYFWVKPPRIVPADLVRTVRGRLDVSGAEVRPFSTEDAVAAARFFADAGITTVGVCFLHAYANDAHERAMLDVLRAEHPGAVVSISSQVLREYREYERSVTTLVDAAVKPKVGAYVTNIRRRLDEIAPDVPFYVMKSNGGVLSAAEVVHQPITTMLSGPAAGALGAALIAGTAGFDRVLTCDGGGTSTDVTVVIDGEPTLTTEGSVGDYPSKIPMIDVVTVGAGGGSIAWLSPEGTLKVGPRSAGADPGPICYDNGGTEPTVTDAHVVLGRIPPHLLGGEIPLSVDAARAGLERLGGELGMGVEQLATGILEISAWNQANALRQVTVARGLDVRDFTLTTFGGSGSLLACRLMDVLGLPRTLVPPNPGNVSAFGLLTVDVRNDYVQTMVSRHAELSPDAVADAFAALETQAAAALDEEGFARDQQRMQRTADLRYVGQAFEVRVPVADGALDAAALDAVATAFHAAHSQLYGYDFATDPRQAVEWVNLRVSGIGPIRRPDIVEPKGREGGLDRSVTGTRQVFFDDWVEAPLHWRPDLAPGDVITGPAIVEEFGSTVPVHPGFTATVDRFGNLLLTKESA; from the coding sequence ATGAGCGCTCGCCGCGTCCGCATCGGGATCGACACCGGGGGCACGTTCACCGACGTCGTCGCCGTCGACGAGGACACCGGCGAGGTGGCCACGACGAAGACGCCGTCCACCCCGGCCGACCCGGCCGACGGCTTCCTCACCGGCGTCCGGAAGGTCCTCGACCAGCTCGGCCTGGACGGCAGCGCCGTCACGGCGGTGAGCCACGGGACGACGGTCGCGACCAACCAGCTGCTCGAGGGCAAGCTGGACCGGATCGGCTTCATCACCACCGAGGGCTACGAGTCGGTGCTGGAGATCGCCCGCCAGTCGGTGCCCGACGGCTACGGCAACAGCTACTTCTGGGTCAAGCCGCCGCGGATCGTGCCGGCCGACCTGGTGCGCACCGTGCGCGGCCGGCTGGACGTCTCCGGGGCCGAGGTCCGCCCGTTCTCGACCGAGGACGCCGTCGCCGCCGCCCGGTTCTTCGCCGACGCCGGCATCACCACCGTCGGCGTCTGCTTCCTGCACGCCTACGCGAACGACGCCCACGAGCGGGCGATGCTCGACGTCCTGCGGGCCGAGCACCCCGGCGCGGTCGTGTCGATCAGCTCGCAGGTGCTGCGCGAGTACCGCGAGTACGAGCGCTCGGTGACCACGCTGGTCGACGCGGCGGTCAAGCCCAAGGTCGGCGCCTACGTCACCAACATCCGCCGGCGGCTCGACGAGATCGCCCCCGACGTGCCCTTCTACGTGATGAAGAGCAACGGCGGCGTGCTCAGCGCCGCCGAGGTGGTGCACCAGCCGATCACCACGATGCTCTCCGGCCCGGCCGCCGGCGCCCTGGGTGCGGCGCTGATCGCCGGCACCGCCGGCTTCGACCGGGTGCTCACCTGCGACGGCGGCGGGACCTCGACCGACGTCACCGTGGTGATCGACGGCGAGCCGACGCTGACCACCGAGGGCTCGGTCGGCGACTACCCGTCGAAGATCCCGATGATCGACGTGGTCACCGTCGGCGCGGGCGGCGGCTCGATCGCCTGGCTGTCGCCGGAGGGCACGCTCAAGGTCGGCCCGCGCTCGGCCGGCGCCGACCCGGGCCCGATCTGCTACGACAACGGCGGCACCGAGCCGACGGTCACCGACGCGCACGTCGTCCTCGGCCGGATCCCCCCGCACCTGCTGGGCGGGGAGATCCCGCTGTCGGTCGACGCGGCCCGGGCCGGCCTTGAGCGGCTGGGCGGCGAGCTGGGCATGGGGGTCGAGCAGCTGGCCACCGGCATCCTGGAGATCTCCGCCTGGAACCAGGCCAACGCGCTGCGCCAGGTCACCGTCGCCCGCGGCCTGGACGTCCGCGACTTCACCCTGACCACCTTCGGCGGGTCGGGGTCGCTGCTCGCCTGCCGGCTGATGGACGTGCTCGGCCTCCCCCGCACCCTGGTGCCGCCGAACCCGGGCAACGTGAGCGCGTTCGGGCTGCTCACCGTCGACGTCCGCAACGACTACGTGCAGACCATGGTGTCCCGGCACGCGGAGCTCTCCCCCGACGCCGTGGCCGACGCCTTCGCCGCGCTGGAGACCCAGGCCGCCGCGGCGCTGGACGAGGAGGGCTTCGCCCGCGACCAGCAGCGGATGCAGCGCACCGCCGACCTGCGCTACGTGGGCCAGGCCTTCGAGGTGCGGGTGCCGGTCGCCGACGGCGCGCTCGACGCCGCCGCGCTGGACGCCGTCGCCACCGCGTTCCACGCCGCGCACTCCCAGCTCTACGGCTACGACTTCGCCACCGACCCGCGCCAGGCGGTGGAGTGGGTGAACCTGCGGGTGAGCGGCATCGGGCCGATCCGCCGTCCGGACATCGTCGAGCCGAAGGGCCGCGAGGGCGGGCTGGACCGGTCCGTCACCGGCACCCGGCAGGTGTTCTTCGACGACTGGGTGGAGGCCCCGCTGCACTGGCGGCCCGACCTGGCGCCCGGCGACGTGATCACCGGTCCGGCGATCGTCGAGGAGTTCGGCTCGACCGTGCCGGTCCACCCCGGCTTCACCGCGACCGTCGACCGGTTCGGGAACCTGCTGCTCACCAAGGAGTCCGCGTGA
- a CDS encoding SDR family oxidoreductase, translated as MIVVTAAGGSTGTAVVRALRARGRSVRAVVGRRGPRPELTALGAELVVAELGRPMAWSGVLAGAEALYLIWPNFDPDEAEGAPALFAEARRAGLPRVVYHSVLRPQLRVMPHHAAKDRAEEALDGSGLRSWRVLQPCAYADNLDAQLPAVQADGRLRSPWGLRTAQSLVDLRDVADAAAVLLTEDGLDGGTFEAAGPEALTAPRIAELVGERLGRAVRAEDVVPRGEVPTSYAARCRRTMFDHYRAHGFTGSPRVLTDLLGRPPRTFAEHLADLDPGALGLPDRTPA; from the coding sequence GTGATCGTGGTGACCGCGGCGGGCGGGTCCACCGGGACGGCGGTGGTGCGGGCGCTGCGCGCCCGCGGCCGATCCGTGCGCGCGGTCGTCGGCCGGCGCGGCCCCCGCCCGGAGCTCACCGCGCTGGGCGCCGAGCTCGTCGTCGCCGAGCTGGGCCGGCCGATGGCCTGGTCCGGCGTCCTCGCCGGGGCCGAGGCGCTGTACCTGATCTGGCCGAACTTCGACCCCGACGAGGCCGAGGGGGCGCCGGCGCTGTTCGCGGAGGCCCGCCGGGCCGGGCTGCCGCGGGTGGTCTACCACTCGGTGCTGCGCCCCCAGCTGCGGGTGATGCCGCACCACGCGGCCAAGGACCGCGCCGAGGAGGCGCTGGACGGCAGCGGTCTGCGGTCGTGGCGGGTGCTGCAGCCGTGCGCCTACGCCGACAACCTCGACGCCCAGCTCCCGGCGGTGCAGGCCGACGGGAGGCTGCGCAGCCCCTGGGGCCTCCGGACGGCGCAGTCGCTGGTCGACCTGCGCGACGTCGCCGACGCCGCCGCGGTGCTGCTGACCGAGGACGGGCTGGACGGCGGCACGTTCGAGGCGGCCGGCCCCGAGGCGCTGACCGCCCCCCGGATCGCCGAGCTGGTCGGGGAGCGGCTGGGGCGTGCGGTGCGGGCGGAGGACGTCGTCCCCCGCGGCGAGGTGCCCACCTCCTACGCCGCCCGCTGCCGCCGGACGATGTTCGACCACTACCGGGCGCACGGCTTCACCGGCAGCCCCCGGGTGCTCACCGACCTGCTCGGCCGCCCGCCGCGGACCTTCGCCGAGCACCTGGCCGACCTGGACCCCGGCGCGCTCGGCCTCCCCGACCGGACGCCGGCGTGA
- a CDS encoding MarR family winged helix-turn-helix transcriptional regulator: protein MTDDGTAALGDLLMRAARTLRRRFGAVLAPWDLSPHQARALRVVGSGDGVRLSELAEALRIAPRSATEVADGLQERGLVARAPDPTDRRAVVLTVTEAGRQVQREVDDARAADAQELFGRLSATDRAELARILRALTD, encoded by the coding sequence ATGACGGACGACGGGACGGCGGCCCTCGGCGACCTGCTGATGCGGGCCGCCCGGACGCTGCGCCGGCGCTTCGGCGCGGTGCTCGCCCCCTGGGACCTGTCACCGCACCAGGCACGGGCGCTGCGGGTGGTCGGCTCCGGCGACGGCGTCCGGCTCTCCGAGCTCGCCGAGGCGCTGCGGATCGCCCCGCGGTCGGCGACCGAGGTGGCCGACGGGCTGCAGGAACGCGGGCTGGTGGCGCGCGCGCCGGACCCGACGGACCGGCGGGCCGTGGTGCTCACCGTCACCGAGGCCGGCCGGCAGGTGCAGCGCGAGGTGGACGACGCCCGCGCGGCCGACGCGCAGGAGCTGTTCGGCCGGCTCTCCGCAACCGACCGCGCCGAGCTGGCCCGGATCCTGCGCGCGCTGACCGACTGA
- a CDS encoding NUDIX domain-containing protein produces the protein MRTTSSREVYRNPWIRVREDDVVRDDGSTGVYGVVEKPHFGLVIPVEGDGFWLVEQFRHPLGRRAWEFPQGTWTDGDDGTAEQLGRAELAEETGLRADGFRHLGHLDLAPGLSTQEFDVWLATGLTPGPTAREATEQDMRTAFVPETEFRAMVRDGRFTDGPSLAAYSLLLLTRP, from the coding sequence ATGCGGACGACGAGCAGCCGGGAGGTGTACCGGAACCCGTGGATCCGGGTGCGGGAGGACGACGTCGTCCGCGACGACGGGTCGACCGGCGTCTACGGGGTGGTGGAGAAGCCGCACTTCGGCCTGGTGATCCCGGTGGAGGGCGACGGGTTCTGGCTCGTCGAGCAGTTCCGGCACCCGCTCGGCCGCCGGGCGTGGGAGTTCCCGCAGGGCACCTGGACCGACGGGGACGACGGGACGGCCGAGCAGCTGGGCCGGGCCGAGCTGGCCGAGGAGACCGGGCTGCGGGCCGACGGCTTCCGGCACCTCGGGCACCTGGACCTGGCCCCGGGGCTGTCCACCCAGGAGTTCGACGTCTGGCTGGCCACCGGGCTGACTCCGGGGCCCACCGCGCGGGAGGCCACCGAGCAGGACATGCGGACGGCGTTCGTCCCGGAGACCGAGTTCCGGGCCATGGTCCGCGACGGCCGCTTCACCGACGGCCCCTCGCTCGCCGCCTACAGCCTGCTGCTGCTCACCCGCCCCTGA
- a CDS encoding winged helix-turn-helix transcriptional regulator encodes MDNGVAQVLALVGERWALLVVREVSLGLRRFNELEAATGAPRAVLSDRLRRLTDAGVLRTRPYVVPGSRARSEYVLTDAGYDLLPLLAAVSDWGERHLGAGSPQDVVYRHGGCGGRVTARLVCECGEEAGPQDRLVAQVNR; translated from the coding sequence GTGGACAACGGTGTGGCGCAGGTGCTCGCCCTGGTGGGGGAGCGGTGGGCGCTGCTCGTCGTCCGGGAGGTGTCGCTCGGGCTGCGGCGGTTCAACGAGCTCGAGGCCGCCACCGGCGCGCCGCGCGCGGTGCTGTCGGACCGGCTGCGCCGGCTGACCGACGCCGGGGTCCTCCGCACCCGCCCCTACGTCGTCCCGGGCAGCCGGGCGCGCTCCGAGTACGTGCTCACCGACGCCGGCTACGACCTGCTGCCGCTGCTGGCGGCGGTGTCCGACTGGGGCGAGCGGCACCTGGGTGCCGGCTCGCCGCAGGACGTCGTCTACCGGCACGGCGGCTGCGGCGGCCGGGTGACCGCCCGGCTGGTGTGCGAGTGCGGCGAGGAGGCCGGCCCGCAGGACCGGCTCGTCGCCCAGGTCAACCGATGA
- a CDS encoding dienelactone hydrolase family protein, with protein sequence MTEPSSSAVAGWATESFTNAGITHDLYTRGSGPGVVLLPEIPGMTPEVMGLADHLVEAGFTVTVISLFGDPGRPMSPGYAARSFASACISREFRAFAKRADRPVAEYVRAVARRVHDRVGGPGVGVIGMCFSGGFALASAVEPVVLAPVASQPTLPIPVTAGRRRDLGMSDRERDAVSTRVQNDGLCLMGLRFSEDSASPTDRFRSLRAAFGDGWLPVALNSRPGNAAGIGSNEHMVLTSKDADTPGHPTNEARAQVTAFLRERLGVKAAAEG encoded by the coding sequence ATGACAGAGCCGTCATCGTCTGCAGTCGCCGGGTGGGCCACCGAGTCCTTCACCAACGCCGGCATCACCCACGACCTCTACACCCGCGGGTCCGGGCCCGGCGTCGTGCTGCTGCCCGAGATCCCGGGCATGACCCCCGAGGTGATGGGACTGGCCGACCACCTGGTCGAGGCCGGGTTCACCGTCACCGTGATCTCGCTGTTCGGTGACCCCGGCCGGCCGATGTCCCCCGGCTACGCGGCCCGCAGCTTCGCCTCGGCCTGCATCAGCCGGGAGTTCCGCGCCTTCGCCAAGCGGGCCGACCGGCCGGTCGCCGAGTACGTCCGGGCCGTGGCCCGCCGGGTGCACGACCGGGTGGGCGGCCCGGGCGTCGGCGTGATCGGCATGTGCTTCAGCGGCGGCTTCGCGTTGGCGTCGGCGGTCGAGCCCGTCGTCCTGGCGCCGGTGGCCAGCCAGCCGACGCTGCCGATCCCGGTCACCGCCGGACGGCGCCGCGACCTGGGCATGTCCGACCGGGAGCGGGACGCCGTCTCCACCCGGGTGCAGAACGACGGGCTGTGCCTGATGGGCCTGCGCTTCAGCGAGGACAGCGCCTCGCCCACCGACCGGTTCCGCTCGCTGCGCGCGGCCTTCGGCGACGGCTGGCTGCCGGTCGCGCTGAACTCCCGGCCCGGCAACGCCGCCGGCATCGGCTCGAACGAGCACATGGTGCTCACCAGCAAGGACGCCGACACCCCGGGCCACCCCACGAACGAGGCCCGGGCCCAGGTGACGGCGTTCCTGCGGGAACGCCTCGGGGTGAAGGCGGCCGCGGAGGGCTAG
- a CDS encoding MarR family winged helix-turn-helix transcriptional regulator translates to MSDRADGDAMDEILLQWARERPDLDCSPMGVIGRISQLQREVFLAQRATFARHGLDAPSFDVLAALRRAGEPYQLTPTALMRTALVTSGAITQRLDRLEEKGLITRGRSDADGRAVVVTLTDAGRTALDAALPDHLETERGMLAGLTDDERDQLGALLRRWLVALGRVPGGIPDPS, encoded by the coding sequence GTGAGCGACCGCGCCGACGGGGACGCGATGGACGAGATCCTCCTGCAGTGGGCCCGGGAGCGGCCGGACCTGGACTGCTCGCCGATGGGCGTCATCGGCCGGATCAGCCAGCTGCAGCGCGAGGTCTTCCTGGCCCAGCGGGCCACCTTCGCCCGGCACGGGCTGGACGCGCCGTCCTTCGACGTCCTCGCCGCGCTGCGCCGGGCGGGGGAGCCCTACCAGCTCACCCCGACCGCGCTGATGCGCACCGCGCTGGTCACCTCCGGCGCCATCACCCAGCGGCTGGACCGGCTGGAGGAGAAGGGGCTGATCACCCGGGGCCGCAGCGACGCCGACGGGCGGGCCGTCGTCGTCACGCTGACCGACGCGGGCCGGACGGCGCTGGACGCCGCCCTGCCCGACCACCTCGAGACCGAGCGCGGGATGCTCGCCGGCCTGACCGACGACGAGCGCGACCAGCTGGGCGCGCTGCTGCGCCGCTGGCTGGTCGCGCTGGGCCGCGTCCCCGGCGGCATCCCCGACCCCTCCTAG
- a CDS encoding thioredoxin family protein: MSLTPTTDRTFVDDVLMTTTPVLVEFTADWCPPCTMIAPVLERIAREQAGRLRVVSLDVDTNPETTRAYGVLGMPTMSLFVRGRVVAQVTGARPQAQLMKEFEPHLGARV; encoded by the coding sequence ATGTCCCTGACCCCGACCACCGACCGGACCTTCGTCGACGACGTCCTGATGACCACCACCCCGGTGCTCGTCGAGTTCACCGCCGACTGGTGCCCGCCGTGCACGATGATCGCCCCGGTCCTGGAGCGGATCGCCCGCGAGCAGGCCGGGCGGCTCCGGGTGGTGTCGCTCGACGTCGACACCAACCCGGAGACCACCCGGGCCTACGGCGTGCTCGGCATGCCGACCATGTCGCTGTTCGTCCGCGGTCGGGTGGTCGCGCAGGTGACCGGCGCGCGCCCGCAGGCGCAGCTGATGAAGGAGTTCGAGCCGCACCTCGGCGCGCGGGTCTAG
- a CDS encoding VOC family protein yields MPERPRMTLTATVLDTPDPPGLARFYAALLDWPIGEDHPEWATLRPGGPGLSFQLEREHVPPVWPAAAGDQRMQLHLDVQVEDLVAATAFAQSLGAQVAEFQPQDDVRVLLDPAGHPFCLFLAG; encoded by the coding sequence ATGCCCGAACGCCCGCGGATGACGCTCACCGCCACCGTGCTCGACACCCCGGACCCGCCGGGGCTGGCCCGGTTCTACGCCGCGCTGCTCGACTGGCCGATCGGCGAGGACCACCCGGAGTGGGCGACGCTGCGCCCGGGCGGCCCGGGCCTGTCCTTCCAGCTCGAGCGCGAGCACGTGCCGCCGGTGTGGCCGGCCGCGGCGGGCGACCAGCGGATGCAGCTGCACCTGGACGTGCAGGTGGAGGACCTGGTCGCGGCCACCGCGTTCGCGCAGTCGCTCGGGGCCCAGGTCGCCGAGTTCCAGCCGCAGGACGACGTCCGGGTGCTGCTCGACCCGGCCGGCCACCCGTTCTGCCTCTTCCTGGCCGGCTGA
- a CDS encoding hydantoinase B/oxoprolinase family protein, with translation MTKPAADPVLVEIVAGTLAAIEKEVETSIGRTSRSPMIRDAHDFRAGIHDRQLRKLTGRSYSALVHPVVRDHPIGTMNPGDVFFHNDVYLSEGGIGHLPDLCVTVPVFASGEVVAFIQAFGHHDDIGGAVPGSMPSAATSVFEEGLMVPPIKLWDRGVRNEAALTIMTRNSRMPDSLAADLDAECSACLAGARRLGELFDRYGVEAVEACFESILSSSTEVYRREILSQIPDGSYVWEDYAEHDGVEEPQLHRQRITLTMDSSADVPLVIDFTGTGPQAKGPINHCGDYADGNFLKKWLAPVLRNLAATPERMAQLDVNEGVVPLIEMRFPEKGTLLTPIFPAPTNARTFVILRLLGVLAGVLAKATGGRMPADQETIRYTGVYGTDANGEPYLMREVLGGGSGGRYYADGEDTIHVVPDSRNLPTEFTESRFPLRIERLGLAVDSGGPGRYRGGCGYEKDIRVLRDAHFMSIADRSILSCWGVNGGRAGRPFSITVDPGGHDEHEVDALADAEPLRAGTVVRVRTTGGGGWGDPLDRPVAEVLQDIAWRKVSVEGARRDYGVVVRDDGTADEEATTKLRAEVRAGRDEVQPFFDRGPGYALLAGGATHNEFDLL, from the coding sequence GTGACGAAGCCCGCCGCCGACCCGGTCCTGGTCGAGATCGTCGCCGGCACCCTGGCGGCGATCGAGAAGGAGGTCGAGACGTCGATCGGGCGCACCTCGCGCTCGCCGATGATCCGCGACGCCCACGACTTCCGGGCCGGCATCCACGACCGGCAGCTGCGCAAGCTCACCGGGCGGTCCTACTCGGCGCTGGTGCACCCGGTCGTCCGGGACCACCCGATCGGCACGATGAACCCCGGCGACGTCTTCTTCCACAACGACGTCTACCTGTCCGAGGGCGGCATCGGCCACCTGCCCGACCTCTGCGTGACCGTGCCGGTGTTCGCCTCCGGTGAGGTGGTCGCGTTCATCCAGGCGTTCGGCCACCACGACGACATCGGCGGCGCGGTGCCGGGCTCCATGCCCTCGGCCGCCACCAGCGTGTTCGAGGAGGGCCTGATGGTCCCCCCGATCAAGCTGTGGGACCGCGGCGTCCGCAACGAGGCCGCGCTGACGATCATGACCCGCAACTCGCGGATGCCGGACTCCCTGGCTGCGGACCTCGACGCGGAGTGCTCGGCCTGCCTGGCCGGTGCCCGCCGGCTCGGCGAGCTGTTCGACCGGTACGGCGTCGAGGCGGTCGAGGCCTGCTTCGAGTCGATCCTGAGCAGCTCCACCGAGGTGTACCGGCGGGAGATCCTGTCCCAGATCCCGGACGGGTCCTACGTCTGGGAGGACTACGCCGAGCACGACGGCGTGGAGGAGCCGCAGCTGCACCGGCAGCGGATCACGCTCACCATGGACAGCTCGGCCGACGTCCCGCTGGTCATCGACTTCACCGGCACCGGGCCGCAGGCCAAGGGCCCGATCAACCACTGCGGCGACTACGCCGACGGCAACTTCCTGAAGAAGTGGCTGGCCCCGGTCCTGCGGAACCTGGCCGCGACCCCGGAGCGGATGGCGCAGCTCGACGTCAACGAGGGCGTCGTCCCGCTGATCGAGATGCGGTTCCCGGAGAAGGGCACGCTGCTCACGCCGATCTTCCCGGCGCCGACCAACGCCCGGACGTTCGTGATCCTGCGGCTGCTCGGCGTGCTGGCCGGCGTGCTGGCCAAGGCCACCGGTGGCCGGATGCCCGCCGACCAGGAGACGATCCGCTACACCGGCGTCTACGGCACCGACGCGAACGGCGAGCCGTACCTGATGCGCGAGGTGCTCGGCGGCGGCTCCGGCGGGCGCTACTACGCCGACGGCGAGGACACCATCCACGTCGTCCCGGACTCGCGGAACCTGCCGACCGAGTTCACCGAGTCCCGCTTCCCGCTGCGGATCGAGCGGCTCGGCCTCGCGGTGGACTCCGGCGGCCCCGGGCGGTACCGCGGCGGCTGCGGCTACGAGAAGGACATCCGGGTGCTCCGCGACGCGCACTTCATGTCCATCGCGGACCGCTCGATCCTGTCCTGCTGGGGGGTCAACGGCGGCAGGGCCGGGCGGCCGTTCTCCATCACCGTCGACCCGGGCGGGCACGACGAGCACGAGGTCGACGCGCTGGCCGACGCCGAGCCGCTGCGCGCGGGCACCGTCGTCCGGGTGCGGACCACCGGCGGCGGTGGCTGGGGTGACCCGCTGGACCGGCCGGTCGCCGAGGTGCTGCAGGACATCGCCTGGCGGAAGGTGAGCGTCGAGGGCGCCCGCCGCGACTACGGCGTCGTCGTCCGCGACGACGGGACGGCGGACGAGGAGGCGACCACCAAGCTGCGGGCCGAGGTGCGCGCCGGCCGGGACGAGGTCCAGCCGTTCTTCGACCGCGGCCCGGGGTACGCGCTGCTCGCCGGCGGCGCGACCCACAACGAGTTCGACCTTCTCTGA
- a CDS encoding STAS domain-containing protein, with protein sequence MDQPDASVDVEVTEQDAHGAEITLRGELTEGARRPLVRAMTDLLLGAPQLRRVQLDTRPVTFLNSAGLSTLVQVQKMCQPRGIELALVVGDDSVTRPLQLSGLWHRFTVIDRRPDAPEEVHEATHRPSEHS encoded by the coding sequence ATGGACCAGCCTGATGCCAGCGTCGACGTCGAGGTCACCGAGCAGGATGCACACGGAGCGGAGATCACGCTGCGCGGCGAGCTGACCGAGGGAGCGCGCCGCCCGCTGGTCCGGGCGATGACCGACCTGCTGCTCGGTGCGCCGCAGCTGCGCCGGGTCCAGCTGGACACCCGCCCGGTGACCTTCCTGAACTCCGCGGGGCTGTCCACGCTGGTGCAGGTGCAGAAGATGTGCCAGCCCCGCGGCATCGAGCTCGCGCTGGTCGTCGGGGACGACTCGGTCACCCGGCCGCTGCAGCTGAGCGGCCTGTGGCACCGGTTCACCGTCATCGACCGCCGTCCGGACGCCCCCGAGGAGGTCCACGAGGCCACCCACCGGCCCAGCGAGCACTCCTAG